The proteins below are encoded in one region of Kogia breviceps isolate mKogBre1 chromosome 8, mKogBre1 haplotype 1, whole genome shotgun sequence:
- the TOPORS gene encoding E3 ubiquitin-protein ligase Topors isoform X2 → MIMASAAKEFKMDNFSPKAGTSKLQQTVPADASPDSKCPICLDRFDNVSYLDRCLHKFCFRCVQEWSKNKAECPLCKQPFDSIFHSVRAEDDFKEYVLRPSYNGSFATPDVRRFRYRTTMTRERSASIYSPNSTMNRRTTTPPDSGVIFEGLGISARPRDGEIPPFMRQIAIRRPATADERSLRKIQEQDIINFRRTLYRAGARVRNIEDGGRYRDISAEFFRRNPACLHRLVPWLKRELTVLFGAHGSLVNIVQHIIMSNVTRYDLESQAFVSDLRPFLLNRTEHFIHEFISFARSPFNMAAFDQHANYDCPAPSYEEGSHSDSSVITISPDEAETQELDVNVATISQAPWDDETPGPSYSSSEQVHAAMSSLLNTSDSSDEELVTGRATSQMQGVQTNDDINNDSDSSSDNCVIVGFVKPLAERTPELVELSSDSEELGSYEKMETVKAQEQEQSYSSGDSDVSRCSSPHSVLGKDEQINKGHCDSGTRITSKKEEKRSVSLSSPRDLSSSIRGDRVYSPYTRRHRRRGRSRSSDSCSQSRSGHDQKNRRKHHGKKRMKSRRSRSRESSRPRGRRDKKRSRTRDSSWSRRSQTLSLSSESTSRSRSRSSDRGKRRSRSRNRDRYYLRNNYGSRYKWEYTYYSRNKDRDGYESSYRRRTLSRAHYSRQSSSPEFRMQSFSERTNARKKNNHSERKYYYYERHRSRSLSSTRSKTASTGPDRVRNEKPGGKRKYKTRHLEGSNDVAQPSREFASKIKEGHYSKSSSKLDGSYKNESDSFSDTRSSDRETKHKRRKRTRSLSVEIVYEGKATDTTRHHKKKKKKHKRKHKKHHGDDASRSPVVITIDSDSDKDSEVKEDIECDLSGPQNPLQNEFLVPSLGPFETKDVVTIEDEFGVLGKECDITTLNNNLNNANKTVDNISPQAASVEQTLDVREESTFVSDLESQPSNVSYHTESTRRLPSPRISLMSVSLGRDHDMS, encoded by the coding sequence aTAATGGCATCAGCCGCTAAGGAATTTAAAATGGACAACTTTTCACCTAAAGCTGGCACTAGCAAATTGCAACAGACAGTACCAGCTGATGCATCTCCTGATTCTAAGTGTCCTATATGCTTGGATAGGTTTGATAATGTGTCTTACTTAGATCGCTGTTTACATAAGTTCTGTTTTCGCTGTGTACAGGAGTGGTCAAAAAACAAAGCTGAATGTCCACTATGTAAACAGCCCTTTGATTCTATTTTCCATTCTGTGAGGGCAGAAGACGACTTCAAGGAGTATGTCCTAAGGCCTTCATACAATGGTTCTTTTGCTACACCTGATGTTCGACGATTCCGCTACCGTACAACTATGACAAGGGAACGAAGTGCTTCTATTTATTCACCTAATAGTACCATGAATAGAAGAACAACAACCCCACCAGATAGTGGAGTAATATTTGAAGGGTTAGGCATTTCAGCAAGACCTAGAGATGGTGAAATTCCTCCATTTATGAGACAGATTGCAATAAGGAGGCCAGCTACTGCAGATGAAAGATCTTTGCGGAAAATTCAAGAACAGGATATTATTAATTTTAGGCGAACTCTCTATCGTGCTGGTGCTCGAGTTAGAAATATTGAAGACGGTGGCCGCTATAGGGATATTTCAGCTGAATTTTTCCGTAGAAATCCAGCTTGCCTTCACAGATTAGTCCCCTGGTTAAAACGTGAACTCACAGTTCTCTTTGGAGCTCATGGATCATTAGTGAATATTGTCCAGCATATCATCATGAGTAATGTTACTCGCTATGACTTGGAGAGTCAGGCATTTGTGTCTGATTTAAGGCCATTTTTACTAAATCGGACTGAGCATTTTATACACGAATTTATCAGTTTTGCCCGATCTCCATTTAACATGGCAGCCTTTGACCAGCATGCAAATTATGATTGTCCTGCTCCTTCATATGAAGAAGGTAGCCATTCTGATTCTTCGGTCATAACAATATCTCCTGATGAAGCAGAGACCCAAGAGCTGGATGTTAATGTAGCTACTATTAGTCAGGCACCATGGGATGATGAAACTCCAGGGCCATCTTATTCAAGCTCAGAGCAGGTACATGCTGCCATGTCTTCCCTTTTGAATACTTCTGACAGTTCAGATGAAGAACTTGTAACAGGAAGAGCCACATCTCAGATGCAAGGAGTACAAACCAATGACGACATAAATAATGACAGTGATTCTTCTTCAGATAATTGTGTCATTGTTGGGTTTGTTAAACCACTAGCTGAGAGGACCCCAGAACTTGTTGAACTGTCCTCTGATTCTGAGGAGTTAGGTTCCTACGAGAAAATGGAGACTGTAAAGGCACAAGAACAAGAGCAGTCTTACAGTTCTGGTGATAGTGATGTTAGTAGATGTTCATCTCCACACTCTGTCCTTGGAAaggatgaacaaataaataaaggtcaTTGTGATTCTGGTACAAGAATCACatcaaagaaggaagagaaacggTCTGTATCATTGTCCTCTCCCAGAGACCTGAGCTCATCCATCAGAGGAGACAGAGTATATTCCCCATATACCCGCAGACACAGAAGGAGGGGAAGATCCAGAAGTTCAGATTCGTGTTCCCAGAGTAGGAGTGGCCATGATCAGAAGAATCGTAGGAAGCATCatgggaagaaaagaatgaaaagcagacGATCCAGAAGCAGGGAGAGTAGCAGACCTAGAGGTAGAAGAGACAAAAAGAGATCAAGAACTAGAGATAGCAGTTGGTCAAGAAGAAGCCAAACTCTGTCTCTAAGTAGTGAAAGCACAAGCAGATCAAGATCTCGTAGCAGTGATCGTGGTAAAAGAAGATCACGGAGCAGAAATCGAGATCGTtactatttaagaaataattatggAAGCAGATATAAGTGGGAGTATACTTACTATAGTAGAAACAAGGACAGGGATGGCTACGAATCATCTTACAGGAGGAGGACTCTGTCCAGAGCTCATTATTCCAGACAATCTTCAAGTCCAGAATTTAGAATGCAGTCTTTTTCTGAAAGAACAAatgctaggaaaaaaaataatcacagtGAAAGGAAATATTACTACTATGAAAGGCATAGATCGAGGAGCCTGTCTAGTACTAGATCAAAGACTGCATCTACAGGGCCTGACCGTGTGAGAAATGAAAAGCCTGGCGGGAAACGAAAATACAAAACACGGCATTTGGAGGGTTCTAACGATGTGGCTCAACCATCTCGGGAATTTGCTTCTAAAATAAAGGAAGGTCATTACTCAAAATCTTCATCAAAATTGGATGGAAGCTATAAAAATGAGAGTGACAGCTTTTCAGATACCCGATCatcagacagagagacaaagcacaagagaagaaaaaggacccGGAGCCTAAGTGTAGAGATAGTTTATGAAGGGAAAGCTACCGATACAACTAgacaccataaaaagaaaaagaagaaacataagaGGAAACATAAGAAACATCATGGCGATGATGCTTCACGTTCCCCAGTTGTGATTACCATTGACAGTGACAGTGATAAGGATTCTGAAGTAAAGGAGGATATAGAATGTGACCTTAGTGGTCCTCAAAACCCTCTACAAAATGAATTTTTGGTTCCTTCCTTGGGACCATTTGAAACTAAAGATGTAGTTACAATAGAAGATGAATTTGGTGTCCTGGGCAAGGAGTGTGATATTACCACACTTAATAACAACTTGAATAATGCCAACAAAACTGTAGATAATATTTCACCCCAGGCAGCTTCAGTTGAACAGACTCTTGATGTAAGAGAAGAGAGCACCTTTGTCTCTGATTTGGAGAGCCAGCCCAGTAATGTCTCTTATCACACTGAGTCAACAAGGCGATTGCCATCTCCACGGATATCATTAATGTCAGTGTCTCTTGGTAGAGACCATGATATGTCTTAA
- the TOPORS gene encoding E3 ubiquitin-protein ligase Topors isoform X1, translated as MGSQQPPGSPLSREEGEAPLPTPAPEGRRRSRRVRLRGSCRHRPSFLGRRELATSSPAGPAPVSSEIMASAAKEFKMDNFSPKAGTSKLQQTVPADASPDSKCPICLDRFDNVSYLDRCLHKFCFRCVQEWSKNKAECPLCKQPFDSIFHSVRAEDDFKEYVLRPSYNGSFATPDVRRFRYRTTMTRERSASIYSPNSTMNRRTTTPPDSGVIFEGLGISARPRDGEIPPFMRQIAIRRPATADERSLRKIQEQDIINFRRTLYRAGARVRNIEDGGRYRDISAEFFRRNPACLHRLVPWLKRELTVLFGAHGSLVNIVQHIIMSNVTRYDLESQAFVSDLRPFLLNRTEHFIHEFISFARSPFNMAAFDQHANYDCPAPSYEEGSHSDSSVITISPDEAETQELDVNVATISQAPWDDETPGPSYSSSEQVHAAMSSLLNTSDSSDEELVTGRATSQMQGVQTNDDINNDSDSSSDNCVIVGFVKPLAERTPELVELSSDSEELGSYEKMETVKAQEQEQSYSSGDSDVSRCSSPHSVLGKDEQINKGHCDSGTRITSKKEEKRSVSLSSPRDLSSSIRGDRVYSPYTRRHRRRGRSRSSDSCSQSRSGHDQKNRRKHHGKKRMKSRRSRSRESSRPRGRRDKKRSRTRDSSWSRRSQTLSLSSESTSRSRSRSSDRGKRRSRSRNRDRYYLRNNYGSRYKWEYTYYSRNKDRDGYESSYRRRTLSRAHYSRQSSSPEFRMQSFSERTNARKKNNHSERKYYYYERHRSRSLSSTRSKTASTGPDRVRNEKPGGKRKYKTRHLEGSNDVAQPSREFASKIKEGHYSKSSSKLDGSYKNESDSFSDTRSSDRETKHKRRKRTRSLSVEIVYEGKATDTTRHHKKKKKKHKRKHKKHHGDDASRSPVVITIDSDSDKDSEVKEDIECDLSGPQNPLQNEFLVPSLGPFETKDVVTIEDEFGVLGKECDITTLNNNLNNANKTVDNISPQAASVEQTLDVREESTFVSDLESQPSNVSYHTESTRRLPSPRISLMSVSLGRDHDMS; from the coding sequence aTAATGGCATCAGCCGCTAAGGAATTTAAAATGGACAACTTTTCACCTAAAGCTGGCACTAGCAAATTGCAACAGACAGTACCAGCTGATGCATCTCCTGATTCTAAGTGTCCTATATGCTTGGATAGGTTTGATAATGTGTCTTACTTAGATCGCTGTTTACATAAGTTCTGTTTTCGCTGTGTACAGGAGTGGTCAAAAAACAAAGCTGAATGTCCACTATGTAAACAGCCCTTTGATTCTATTTTCCATTCTGTGAGGGCAGAAGACGACTTCAAGGAGTATGTCCTAAGGCCTTCATACAATGGTTCTTTTGCTACACCTGATGTTCGACGATTCCGCTACCGTACAACTATGACAAGGGAACGAAGTGCTTCTATTTATTCACCTAATAGTACCATGAATAGAAGAACAACAACCCCACCAGATAGTGGAGTAATATTTGAAGGGTTAGGCATTTCAGCAAGACCTAGAGATGGTGAAATTCCTCCATTTATGAGACAGATTGCAATAAGGAGGCCAGCTACTGCAGATGAAAGATCTTTGCGGAAAATTCAAGAACAGGATATTATTAATTTTAGGCGAACTCTCTATCGTGCTGGTGCTCGAGTTAGAAATATTGAAGACGGTGGCCGCTATAGGGATATTTCAGCTGAATTTTTCCGTAGAAATCCAGCTTGCCTTCACAGATTAGTCCCCTGGTTAAAACGTGAACTCACAGTTCTCTTTGGAGCTCATGGATCATTAGTGAATATTGTCCAGCATATCATCATGAGTAATGTTACTCGCTATGACTTGGAGAGTCAGGCATTTGTGTCTGATTTAAGGCCATTTTTACTAAATCGGACTGAGCATTTTATACACGAATTTATCAGTTTTGCCCGATCTCCATTTAACATGGCAGCCTTTGACCAGCATGCAAATTATGATTGTCCTGCTCCTTCATATGAAGAAGGTAGCCATTCTGATTCTTCGGTCATAACAATATCTCCTGATGAAGCAGAGACCCAAGAGCTGGATGTTAATGTAGCTACTATTAGTCAGGCACCATGGGATGATGAAACTCCAGGGCCATCTTATTCAAGCTCAGAGCAGGTACATGCTGCCATGTCTTCCCTTTTGAATACTTCTGACAGTTCAGATGAAGAACTTGTAACAGGAAGAGCCACATCTCAGATGCAAGGAGTACAAACCAATGACGACATAAATAATGACAGTGATTCTTCTTCAGATAATTGTGTCATTGTTGGGTTTGTTAAACCACTAGCTGAGAGGACCCCAGAACTTGTTGAACTGTCCTCTGATTCTGAGGAGTTAGGTTCCTACGAGAAAATGGAGACTGTAAAGGCACAAGAACAAGAGCAGTCTTACAGTTCTGGTGATAGTGATGTTAGTAGATGTTCATCTCCACACTCTGTCCTTGGAAaggatgaacaaataaataaaggtcaTTGTGATTCTGGTACAAGAATCACatcaaagaaggaagagaaacggTCTGTATCATTGTCCTCTCCCAGAGACCTGAGCTCATCCATCAGAGGAGACAGAGTATATTCCCCATATACCCGCAGACACAGAAGGAGGGGAAGATCCAGAAGTTCAGATTCGTGTTCCCAGAGTAGGAGTGGCCATGATCAGAAGAATCGTAGGAAGCATCatgggaagaaaagaatgaaaagcagacGATCCAGAAGCAGGGAGAGTAGCAGACCTAGAGGTAGAAGAGACAAAAAGAGATCAAGAACTAGAGATAGCAGTTGGTCAAGAAGAAGCCAAACTCTGTCTCTAAGTAGTGAAAGCACAAGCAGATCAAGATCTCGTAGCAGTGATCGTGGTAAAAGAAGATCACGGAGCAGAAATCGAGATCGTtactatttaagaaataattatggAAGCAGATATAAGTGGGAGTATACTTACTATAGTAGAAACAAGGACAGGGATGGCTACGAATCATCTTACAGGAGGAGGACTCTGTCCAGAGCTCATTATTCCAGACAATCTTCAAGTCCAGAATTTAGAATGCAGTCTTTTTCTGAAAGAACAAatgctaggaaaaaaaataatcacagtGAAAGGAAATATTACTACTATGAAAGGCATAGATCGAGGAGCCTGTCTAGTACTAGATCAAAGACTGCATCTACAGGGCCTGACCGTGTGAGAAATGAAAAGCCTGGCGGGAAACGAAAATACAAAACACGGCATTTGGAGGGTTCTAACGATGTGGCTCAACCATCTCGGGAATTTGCTTCTAAAATAAAGGAAGGTCATTACTCAAAATCTTCATCAAAATTGGATGGAAGCTATAAAAATGAGAGTGACAGCTTTTCAGATACCCGATCatcagacagagagacaaagcacaagagaagaaaaaggacccGGAGCCTAAGTGTAGAGATAGTTTATGAAGGGAAAGCTACCGATACAACTAgacaccataaaaagaaaaagaagaaacataagaGGAAACATAAGAAACATCATGGCGATGATGCTTCACGTTCCCCAGTTGTGATTACCATTGACAGTGACAGTGATAAGGATTCTGAAGTAAAGGAGGATATAGAATGTGACCTTAGTGGTCCTCAAAACCCTCTACAAAATGAATTTTTGGTTCCTTCCTTGGGACCATTTGAAACTAAAGATGTAGTTACAATAGAAGATGAATTTGGTGTCCTGGGCAAGGAGTGTGATATTACCACACTTAATAACAACTTGAATAATGCCAACAAAACTGTAGATAATATTTCACCCCAGGCAGCTTCAGTTGAACAGACTCTTGATGTAAGAGAAGAGAGCACCTTTGTCTCTGATTTGGAGAGCCAGCCCAGTAATGTCTCTTATCACACTGAGTCAACAAGGCGATTGCCATCTCCACGGATATCATTAATGTCAGTGTCTCTTGGTAGAGACCATGATATGTCTTAA